One window of the Tetragenococcus koreensis genome contains the following:
- the epsC gene encoding serine O-acetyltransferase EpsC, with translation MFETARAILRQDPAAYSVPQVIFTYPGVQALFWHRIAHYFAQHRHPFLASFVRRHSEHRTGISIAPQAQVGKRVFIDHGMGTVIGETAIIEDDVVLLQGVTLGSRHIEDTGRRHPHIKSGAYIGANAQILGPVTIGKFSKIGAGAVVLKDVPDHATAVGSPARIIEK, from the coding sequence ATGTTTGAGACTGCGCGAGCGATTTTAAGACAGGATCCAGCTGCATATAGCGTTCCTCAAGTCATTTTTACTTACCCTGGGGTACAGGCTCTTTTCTGGCACCGGATTGCCCATTATTTTGCTCAACATCGTCATCCTTTTTTAGCTAGTTTTGTCAGACGCCATAGCGAACATCGTACCGGAATATCGATTGCGCCTCAAGCTCAGGTTGGCAAACGTGTATTTATTGATCACGGAATGGGGACAGTTATCGGCGAAACGGCAATTATAGAAGACGATGTAGTGTTATTACAAGGCGTGACGCTAGGTTCACGTCATATTGAAGACACTGGCAGAAGACATCCACATATCAAAAGTGGTGCTTATATTGGTGCAAATGCCCAAATTCTAGGTCCAGTGACTATTGGAAAATTTAGTAAAATTGGTGCGGGCGCTGTTGTATTAAAAGATGTACCTGATCACGCTACGGCTGTAGGAAGCCCAGCCCGTATTATCGAAAAGTGA
- a CDS encoding trans-sulfuration enzyme family protein, whose translation MEFNTKLIHGGTSIDETTGGMSVPIHMATTFQQKKIGESKYDYSRSGNPTREAVEELIADLEGGDAGLAFASGSAAINAIFSLFSAGDHFVVGNDVYGGTFRLIDGVLKRFGMTFTVVDTRDLSAVEQAITAKTKAIYLETPTNPLLRVTDIEAVAQIARQHDLLSIIDNTFSSPYIQRPLEFGVDIVIHSASKYLGGHSDVIGGLVVAKGDKLAEDLKYLQNAIGGILSPHDSWLLQRGMKTLGLRMRAHLQNAEAVFNYLSKQQLVSKIYYPGDPDNPDFNTAKKQMNGFGGMISFELQEGLDPKEFVEQLQVITVAESLGAVESLIEIPALMTHGSIPREIRLTNGIQDELIRLSVGVEDINDLLADLEQSFNHLKGN comes from the coding sequence ATGGAATTTAACACAAAACTAATACATGGTGGTACTTCAATCGATGAAACAACAGGTGGGATGTCAGTTCCCATCCATATGGCGACGACCTTTCAACAAAAAAAGATCGGAGAAAGCAAATACGATTATTCACGTTCAGGAAACCCAACCCGCGAAGCCGTTGAAGAGTTAATTGCCGATCTTGAAGGAGGAGATGCTGGGCTGGCTTTTGCTTCAGGTTCCGCTGCAATCAATGCAATTTTTTCTTTATTTTCTGCAGGGGATCACTTTGTTGTCGGTAACGACGTCTATGGTGGGACGTTCCGTTTGATTGATGGTGTATTGAAACGATTTGGGATGACATTTACAGTCGTTGATACGCGTGATTTATCCGCTGTTGAACAAGCAATCACTGCAAAAACAAAAGCAATTTATCTTGAAACGCCTACTAATCCATTGCTTCGTGTGACAGATATCGAAGCTGTTGCGCAAATTGCCCGACAACATGATTTATTGAGCATTATCGATAATACTTTCAGTTCTCCTTACATCCAACGCCCCCTTGAATTTGGAGTAGATATTGTCATTCATAGCGCTTCTAAATATTTAGGAGGCCATAGTGATGTCATTGGTGGTTTGGTAGTTGCAAAAGGCGATAAACTAGCAGAAGATCTCAAATATTTGCAGAATGCGATTGGTGGTATTTTGTCCCCACATGATAGTTGGTTGTTACAAAGAGGAATGAAAACATTAGGGCTGCGGATGCGAGCTCACTTACAAAATGCCGAGGCTGTTTTTAATTATTTGTCTAAACAACAATTAGTAAGCAAAATTTACTATCCAGGTGACCCTGATAATCCAGATTTTAACACGGCTAAAAAACAAATGAATGGGTTTGGCGGAATGATTTCTTTTGAATTGCAAGAAGGACTTGATCCTAAAGAATTTGTGGAACAATTACAAGTGATCACGGTAGCAGAAAGCCTTGGCGCTGTTGAAAGTTTGATTGAAATACCAGCGTTGATGACTCATGGGTCAATCCCACGTGAAATTCGTTTGACAAATGGCATTCAAGACGAGCTGATTCGTTTATCAGTTGGAGTAGAAGATATCAATGATCTTTTAGCTGACCTGGAACAAAGTTTTAATCATTTGAAAGGAAATTAA
- a CDS encoding PLP-dependent cysteine synthase family protein — protein sequence MLIKQVTQLIGDTPLIDLQMEIPNQSHIYAKLEMYNPGGSIKDRLGKYLFQKAWEEGKINNQTTIIEPTAGNTGIGFALVAQTYQLPTILVVPEKFSFEKQELMKALGAKIVHTPSEEGIKGAIKKARELEKTVENSFVPLQFENKANPETYYHTLAPEISADLPGSITAFVAGAGSGGSFAGSAQYFKKQDPNVKAIVVEPEGSILNGGPAHSHKTEGIGVEFTPPFFKDTMMDEIVTISDEDAFFQVNKVAKEQGLFIGSSSGAALAASLQVAEKLPPKSNIVTIFPDSSERYLSQHIYQ from the coding sequence ATGTTGATAAAACAAGTGACGCAATTGATTGGAGATACGCCGTTGATTGATTTACAAATGGAGATACCTAATCAAAGTCACATTTATGCTAAATTAGAAATGTACAATCCAGGTGGTAGTATTAAAGACCGTTTGGGAAAATATCTATTCCAAAAAGCCTGGGAAGAAGGAAAAATTAATAATCAGACAACGATTATTGAACCTACTGCAGGGAATACCGGTATTGGTTTTGCTCTAGTAGCCCAAACCTATCAGCTACCTACCATTTTGGTAGTACCAGAGAAATTTAGCTTTGAAAAACAAGAACTAATGAAAGCACTAGGCGCTAAGATTGTTCATACACCAAGCGAAGAAGGGATTAAAGGCGCGATAAAAAAAGCTCGTGAATTAGAAAAGACAGTGGAAAACTCATTTGTTCCGTTGCAATTTGAAAATAAGGCCAATCCAGAAACTTACTACCACACGTTAGCGCCAGAAATTAGTGCAGATTTGCCAGGATCAATCACCGCGTTTGTTGCAGGTGCGGGCAGCGGTGGTTCTTTTGCCGGGAGCGCGCAATATTTTAAGAAACAAGATCCTAATGTTAAAGCAATAGTTGTCGAACCAGAAGGCTCTATTTTAAATGGGGGTCCGGCGCATTCGCATAAAACGGAAGGAATCGGCGTTGAATTTACACCGCCATTTTTTAAAGATACAATGATGGATGAGATAGTAACGATCTCTGATGAAGATGCTTTTTTTCAAGTGAATAAAGTAGCGAAAGAGCAAGGCTTATTTATTGGCAGTTCAAGTGGAGCAGCGCTAGCCGCAAGTTTGCAAGTTGCAGAAAAGCTGCCCCCTAAAAGTAACATTGTAACCATTTTTCCAGATAGTAGTGAACGTTATTTGAGTCAACATATTTACCAATAA
- a CDS encoding DJ-1 family glyoxalase III, producing MSKVAVVFAPGFEEIEGLTIVDVLRRAEMDVTMVGFDKEVTGNHNITVKSDQLLSEDLKNYDMIVLPGGTQGANNLKNNPTVIESLQTAYNNGKQIGAICAAPMVLEEAGLLQDKNYTSFPGIEDDIKSGNHSEMLVVKDGRVTTSRGPATALAFSYRLVDILGGNSDEVKEAMQYNKLAASFLEK from the coding sequence ATGAGTAAAGTAGCCGTAGTTTTTGCACCAGGTTTTGAAGAAATTGAAGGGCTAACGATTGTTGATGTGCTGCGTAGAGCAGAGATGGATGTTACAATGGTTGGTTTTGATAAAGAAGTGACCGGTAACCACAATATCACGGTCAAAAGTGACCAATTGTTAAGTGAAGATTTAAAAAATTATGATATGATTGTTTTACCTGGTGGTACGCAAGGCGCTAATAATCTAAAAAATAATCCAACTGTCATCGAAAGTTTACAAACAGCTTATAACAATGGCAAACAAATTGGAGCAATTTGTGCAGCACCAATGGTTTTAGAAGAAGCCGGTTTATTGCAAGATAAAAATTATACCTCATTCCCAGGTATTGAAGACGACATTAAGTCGGGTAACCATTCAGAAATGTTAGTAGTAAAAGATGGCCGAGTGACGACGAGTCGCGGGCCTGCAACAGCACTAGCTTTTAGTTACCGACTAGTTGATATCTTAGGTGGAAACAGTGATGAGGTCAAAGAAGCGATGCAATATAATAAACTAGCTGCTTCTTTTCTGGAAAAATAA
- the budA gene encoding acetolactate decarboxylase: MTGRLFHYNTLGTLMKGGFDGSFSIGEVLKNGGIGIGTVDQLDGELVILNHQAYRFDVKGQIHEVRPEETTPYAAVIDFSSENETTLNEKISKDNLEEKLTNQFSSKNVFQAVKLHGTFQKIKCRSVQKQEKPYPDLVDVARDQAEFTAEDITGTLVGIYTPELFGTISASGFHLHFISDDHSFGGHILSFEINKPLIEWQTVDTVEQKFPTTDETFMKTDFDYGSVLADISEAE, translated from the coding sequence ATGACTGGACGATTATTTCATTACAATACGTTAGGAACCTTGATGAAAGGTGGTTTTGACGGGTCTTTTTCAATTGGAGAAGTATTAAAAAATGGCGGAATTGGTATAGGAACGGTGGACCAGCTAGATGGAGAACTAGTGATTTTGAACCATCAAGCGTACCGTTTTGATGTGAAAGGGCAGATTCATGAAGTTCGACCCGAAGAGACGACGCCTTATGCTGCAGTAATTGACTTTAGCTCTGAGAATGAAACAACTTTAAATGAAAAAATAAGCAAGGATAATTTAGAAGAAAAATTAACAAATCAATTTTCGAGCAAAAATGTTTTTCAAGCAGTAAAATTACACGGAACTTTCCAGAAAATTAAATGCCGTTCGGTACAAAAACAAGAAAAGCCATATCCTGATCTGGTCGATGTTGCCAGAGATCAAGCAGAGTTTACCGCCGAAGATATTACCGGTACGTTGGTCGGTATTTACACCCCTGAACTTTTTGGCACGATTTCAGCAAGTGGTTTTCACTTGCACTTTATAAGCGACGATCATTCATTTGGCGGTCATATTCTATCATTTGAAATTAATAAACCACTCATCGAATGGCAAACTGTTGACACAGTGGAACAAAAATTTCCAACAACAGATGAAACATTTATGAAAACTGATTTTGATTATGGTAGTGTATTAGCAGACATTTCCGAAGCAGAATAA
- the cysK gene encoding cysteine synthase A yields MSKVGNIVELIGNTPMVKLNKVVPEDAAQIYAKLEFYNPGGSVKDRIALAMVEAAEKDGRLQPGGTIVEPTSGNTGIGLALVAAAKGYRLIITMPETMSVERRSLMKGYGAELYLTPGADGMSGAIQKAHELADENGYFLPMQFENPANPEIHEKTTGQEIIRDFNGGTPDAFIAGIGTGGTITGVGRALKKLNEDAQIYGLEAAEGALIKEGIKGKHKIQGISAGIIPEVLDQSIYQDIVTVSSDQAIDMAHKVNFEEGFLPGISGGANIFGAIEIAKKLGKGKTVVTVVPDNGERYLSTDLFKFDE; encoded by the coding sequence ATGAGTAAAGTAGGAAATATTGTAGAGCTGATTGGAAATACACCTATGGTAAAACTAAACAAGGTTGTGCCAGAAGATGCCGCTCAAATATACGCAAAACTAGAATTTTATAATCCTGGAGGTTCAGTCAAAGATCGGATTGCACTTGCGATGGTTGAAGCGGCTGAAAAAGACGGACGTTTACAACCTGGAGGAACAATCGTCGAACCAACTTCAGGAAATACGGGCATTGGCTTAGCGCTAGTTGCTGCAGCTAAGGGCTATCGTTTGATTATTACGATGCCAGAAACAATGAGTGTAGAACGCCGCTCCCTGATGAAAGGTTACGGAGCGGAATTATACTTGACGCCCGGTGCAGATGGGATGAGTGGCGCGATCCAAAAAGCCCACGAATTAGCTGATGAAAACGGCTATTTTCTGCCTATGCAATTTGAAAATCCAGCAAATCCTGAAATTCATGAAAAAACGACTGGACAAGAAATTATCAGAGATTTCAATGGCGGTACGCCTGATGCGTTCATCGCTGGCATAGGAACTGGCGGAACCATTACCGGAGTAGGTCGTGCTTTAAAAAAATTAAATGAAGATGCGCAAATTTATGGACTAGAGGCTGCTGAAGGGGCATTGATCAAAGAAGGAATTAAAGGCAAACACAAAATTCAAGGAATTTCAGCGGGTATTATTCCTGAAGTACTCGATCAATCGATTTACCAAGATATCGTGACTGTATCCAGTGATCAAGCGATTGACATGGCCCATAAAGTTAACTTTGAAGAAGGCTTTTTACCAGGTATTTCTGGAGGAGCAAATATTTTCGGTGCGATTGAAATTGCTAAGAAATTAGGCAAAGGAAAAACGGTGGTAACCGTAGTGCCCGATAACGGTGAACGTTACCTCTCAACAGATCTTTTCAAATTTGATGAATAA
- a CDS encoding RNA 2'-phosphotransferase, whose protein sequence is MNETLTKLSKRLALVLRHHPEKIGIQLDEYGRVDINELIDKFNAHYSQKISQQQIEQIINNSPRQRYVIEGKQIRALYGHSIPVLPLQEPTTPPEILYHGTRLAAAKIIQTEGLKKMGREFVHLAENIETAEKIGKRHEAAPVIFRIYALKACAAGVYFYPTESGIWLVEYLPATYLINEKQA, encoded by the coding sequence ATGAATGAAACACTTACCAAGCTCAGCAAACGACTAGCTCTGGTTTTACGTCATCATCCAGAAAAGATCGGCATCCAATTAGATGAATATGGGCGAGTAGATATTAACGAACTAATCGACAAATTCAATGCGCACTATAGCCAAAAAATAAGCCAACAGCAAATTGAACAAATCATAAATAATAGTCCCAGACAACGGTATGTGATCGAAGGAAAACAAATCAGGGCGTTATACGGTCATAGTATCCCAGTCTTGCCTTTACAAGAGCCAACGACCCCACCTGAAATTTTATATCACGGAACCAGGCTAGCTGCGGCAAAAATAATCCAAACAGAAGGCCTTAAGAAAATGGGGCGTGAATTTGTCCATTTAGCAGAAAATATAGAAACAGCGGAAAAGATCGGCAAACGCCACGAGGCAGCACCTGTTATTTTTCGTATCTATGCCTTAAAAGCTTGCGCGGCTGGCGTTTACTTTTACCCGACAGAAAGTGGCATTTGGCTAGTAGAATATCTGCCCGCTACTTATCTGATAAATGAAAAACAAGCATAG
- a CDS encoding transposase — protein sequence MVHLKAIKNQLPNEIKALFSELKVTQFLKQAHMEKQKGYSVAILFTFLFSLVFKGKSLNQVLSGRESDQYMKKDTVYRWMNNPHNNWRLFLLRFSASVIEKLHSLTDTKTHIRTLILDDSTFYRNRSQEVPGLARLWDHALKQGYKGYRMLTLGFSDGYSFIPIDFGLLSGKKKVNQTIAEKDQRTVGAKRFNESSRKMPEVALEMVQRALNQGIYATHVLMDKWFTSPKMIDQLHDMGIHTIGMVKNGKTKYLFHQRLYKLEELYAKSTKEYTQEAIISSIVVKPSSGKNPVKIVFVKNHNKKSAWLAIMTDDLDLSSQEMVKTYSARWDIETFFKASKSLLHLTKETQTRHYQALICHTTIVFTRYILLSWQQRCANDERTLGGLFYELGDQIKELDWSAALIELVHIIQAVSEESGSQLQDFITSQLQHWVDTLPRYIKAYLPDLVCET from the coding sequence ATGGTACACTTAAAAGCTATTAAAAATCAATTACCGAATGAAATAAAAGCCCTTTTTTCTGAATTAAAAGTCACGCAATTTTTAAAACAAGCCCATATGGAAAAGCAAAAAGGGTATTCGGTGGCTATTCTATTCACTTTTCTCTTTAGCCTCGTCTTTAAAGGAAAATCCTTAAACCAAGTTCTCAGTGGGCGGGAAAGCGACCAATACATGAAAAAAGATACCGTGTATCGATGGATGAACAATCCCCATAACAACTGGCGTCTGTTTTTACTTCGGTTTAGTGCGTCTGTCATCGAAAAGCTCCATTCTTTAACGGATACGAAAACCCATATTCGGACGTTGATCTTGGATGATTCGACGTTTTATCGTAATCGAAGCCAAGAGGTACCAGGCTTAGCTCGTCTTTGGGATCATGCGCTCAAACAAGGATACAAAGGGTATCGTATGCTTACTTTAGGGTTCTCCGATGGCTATTCTTTCATTCCGATTGATTTCGGGTTACTATCCGGTAAGAAAAAAGTGAACCAAACAATAGCAGAAAAAGATCAACGAACCGTAGGAGCCAAACGATTCAACGAATCAAGTCGTAAAATGCCCGAAGTGGCACTTGAGATGGTTCAACGCGCCTTGAACCAAGGGATTTACGCCACCCATGTGTTGATGGATAAATGGTTTACTTCCCCTAAAATGATAGACCAATTACACGATATGGGGATTCACACCATTGGGATGGTGAAAAATGGAAAAACCAAATACCTTTTTCATCAACGTTTATACAAGCTGGAAGAACTTTATGCCAAATCTACGAAAGAATATACACAAGAAGCGATTATTTCCTCGATTGTGGTGAAACCAAGCTCCGGCAAAAATCCCGTGAAAATCGTTTTTGTCAAAAATCACAATAAGAAAAGTGCTTGGTTGGCGATTATGACCGATGATCTGGATTTATCTTCCCAAGAAATGGTCAAAACATACTCGGCGAGATGGGACATCGAGACATTTTTTAAGGCATCGAAATCATTGCTTCATCTGACTAAAGAAACACAAACGCGACATTATCAAGCCTTAATTTGTCACACCACCATTGTGTTCACACGGTATATTTTATTAAGCTGGCAGCAGCGCTGTGCCAATGATGAGCGGACCTTAGGTGGCTTATTTTATGAACTGGGCGATCAAATAAAAGAACTCGATTGGTCCGCTGCTCTTATCGAATTAGTACATATTATTCAAGCGGTAAGCGAAGAATCAGGAAGCCAATTACAAGATTTTATTACAAGTCAACTCCAACACTGGGTGGATACTCTGCCCCGTTATATCAAGGCTTATCTCCCAGATTTGGTGTGCGAAACTTGA